From Aegilops tauschii subsp. strangulata cultivar AL8/78 chromosome 5, Aet v6.0, whole genome shotgun sequence:
AACCACACTTCTACAGTTTTGTGCCCAAAACCACTAATTCCGAGGCtaattttttgcaaaaaacactaCTCGCCCGATTTGCTCTTTTTAAACTCGattatgacaggtgggacccgcTGGACAGGGTGATGTGGCATGAAATAATGGGTTTGCAAATAGACAAAACAACACGGACTAAACTGTAAAGAAGTAAAAGAGGAGAAGGACATCTTAAAAAAAAGGTCACACACCTCGCCCCGGGCCCCCGGCCAGCGACACAACCATCGCCGTGGCCTCCCTCCGGCAAACCATCAGCGGCGCAACCACCGCCGCGGCCTCCCTCCGGCAAAGCATCGGCGGAGAAACCTCCGCCGCGGCCTCCCTCTGGTGGCGCAACCACCGGGATGTGCCGCCCCTCCCCCCTCGTATTCCCGCCATGGGCGCCGCCTCCAACAGCCACTGGCaggcctcctctcctcccctgaCCTTTTCTCTGGTTGTGCCGCCGGAGGACGCAGCAGCACGAGCCGCCTCCCAAATCCTCGCCGACTCGCCGGTCTTCGCTGCCTCAGCGCGCTGCCGGATCGAGCTCCGCCGCCCGCTGCCGGATCGAGTTCCACCGCCGCCAGAAACCGTCAGATCCGGCGGGCGTCACCGACCTCGGGCCGCCCCTGCATCTGCCTCGTCCGCCCTAGGGACGCCGCTTCAGCCCACCTACGCTGAGCTCTGCCACAGCCATGCCACTGGTCAGCAAGGTTCGTCgcggtcccccccccccccccccccccccccgacgatGCTCCACCTCCACCTCGTCGGCTCCAAGTCCAGCCGCACACGGTTTGGGAGTGGCCGGCGGCCTCCACCATGGGAGATGAGAGGGCCCAATTGCGTTTTTGTAGGGATCTTTTTGCAACACAAATTTTTATCGGGATGTAATTGGCTTTTTTATTTGCCACGTCATCCTGTCTAGTGTGACCCATTTGTCATAACTGTGCTCAAAATGGCCTAAGCCATCGGTTAGTGTTTTTTTCAAAAAATTAGCCTTAGAATTAGTGGTTTTGGGCACAAAACTGTAGAAGTGTGGTTCTTGCAACCCTAGCCTTCAATGTCGatgttttttgcaattcactccTAGAAATAGATCTGCATAGACTATTCATTCTTGGGCAGCAACAACTGAGTTGCATGTATATACATGTAGAAAATCACATTCAGACACATCATCAGAAACTTTGTTCTTTAGCAACTAATTCTACAGCACTGCTCTCAAAAGCGACATTCTGAAGACTTCTACACAGCGGGAAAATAGAAATGAAATGAAATTTGAAGCTTAGATGATTTGCTAGTGTGATCTTGCCATCCGGTTCATTTCCAGCAGTTGTGTAAGAGACACAGAACTCCATCTATTGGTTCCCTCTTGAAGTTGCGCATAGAGTAGTCGCTTGACAGAATCTATGAAGATACTCACGGAGCCAAATTCATACACTGGCTTGCCATTATAGGATTTATTAACTCTAGGCATAAACAGCAAACCTTGGTCAGCCGCATATGCCTGAATAGACTCCTTGAAGCTCATATCTCCCATGGCTGCTCCTGGCACTGAACGATAAGCTGGGTATTGTGATGCTTGCTGTGCTGCATCAAATTGCCGCTTCTCTGTTGCTCTCAAGTAGCCCAAATTCTCCCTTGCCACTGGCTGCACCAACTCAACCCCTTCAGCAGCTTGGTTCATCATCTCAAGACCAGCCGTTAGAAGCATTCGTATGCGTTCATTGGCGAGTAACTCTGGTGGGAAAAGACCCCTCCAGCCCTTGTACCAGTTTGTGATCTCATTGAAATCAGGACTCGGTGAACACAACCAATGGTAGAGAACCTGCTGCCACTTGCTAAAGAAATCAACTTCCAACATATGGACCATATGGTGTACCGGTACAGCAGAAGCCCAAATCATAACCGAGTTAAACTGGTCGAACTTCTGGTTTGCTGGGTTGATCTGAAACTCCTGGAGTGCCATTTTAAGTTTAGGAATGATATAACGCACTATCAAGTCTTCCCAACTTGCTGGGTCAAATACACCCTTCCATGGAGATAGCAAAGCGTAAGCTGATGCATCGTGAGCTTGCCAAACATGGAGGACACTACTCAGCTTGTAACGAATAGAGTCACACAAGGTCTCTACCCTTCGTCCTAGAGTCGGCAACCATGGGTGTACCCATACATGAATCGGTACCTTCTCCCTACGTGGATCCCAGGATTCGACAGCAGCTGTGAGCTTTGGCATGATTACATGCTCTAATATTGAATGGAGTACAATAGGGGGCAGCAACTGCTCCCATGACTCGAGAAAGCAGAGCATTGGTTCTGGATCCCTAGCCTCCCATGAATTAGTTCCTGATATCATCACAGCTGGCAGGATCACCTCGCTAACCAGCTGTTCATATGGAGCCATTGATTCAGTAGCATCTGAGAAATCATATGGCTGGTCACACTGCAGCAGATCCTTCCATGACGACATGACTTCCAAGCCAAACAGCGGATTCTGCAGAGGTTGCCACCCCTGGAAGACCCGGATCAGTAATGGATGAGCAAATTGGCAAGCAATCCATGCAACACTGCACATTTTGAACTCCTCCTCATGGCGCAGCTTCAATTCCTGGAAGGTCTTAAGCAACCCTCGCAGCATGAGCAAACCAGCTGTATCGTCCAACCAGACTTGCTCCAGCACACCTGCAATCGTCTCCATAACCTGCAGCTGGTGTTTCTGCAATGCCTCCTGCTTTGCTACTTTCTCCTTCTCCCGCACCAAACTAGCCACCCCCTCCTGCTCCTGTCGCAGCTGCCCATCCAACCTGATGATATCAACCTTAGTCTCGTCAACAAGCACCCGCACATTGTACTGCAACTCTGGCATTGGCACATCATTCGCCCCCATCTCCTGTTCATCACTGAGCCCCTTCAAGTCTGTCAGCACACGAACCTGAGGCCCTCGCATGTCAATCACCTTCTGGACAACCGTGGGCTGCTCATCCTGTTCCTGCTCGGCGCGCATAGCCAGCAACTCATTCTTTGTCAGGACCTGATCTCTCTTCAAGTTGGCCTTCTTGGACCACCGTTGCTTTTCCTTCTTGGCAGACGGCGGAGGAGGTGGGGGTGGCAGGTTCTCCTTGGCAGTGAAGGGCTTGGCCTCCTTAAACTCCTCGATACTGCCAAGTCCGGCATTTTTGGGGCGCAGGATGGTCCCCACCGGTGCGGTGATTCCCTGAGCATTCTTGCCGAGACCCATTCCTCTCTTGTACCCCATCATACCCATCATCTTAGCCACCTTCGTGTTGGACTCCACGCTGCCAGGGGCCGGCGCTGGTTTTCCATCATCCACCTCGGCCGATGACGCTTGGCGTCCGCGCTTGACCGCCTCATACTGCCGCTCCTTCTCCTCCCGCCTGGCACGCGCACCCTCCGCGATCCGCTGCCCGAACCCCGTGGGCAGGTCGATGATCTCCTCCGTGTCCTCCCCCGCGGTTGCGGTGCGCAAGGAGGACGCGGCCTGGCCAAGCCCAAgcctctgctcttcctgctccaccCCCTCGGGCATTCCCTTGGAGACGAACTGCACGGGCCTGGTGAAGTCAGACTCGGACTCGTCCCTTCTGCGCTTGCGGCGTCGCGACCCCTCGTCGTCCTCGGAGTCGTAGTCGGAGTCGGAGTCCCCCTCGGCGAAGACGCCGTAGACGGCGTCATCGCGGGTCTGGAGCGTGCGCTCGCGGGGGCCCTCGTAGTAGAAGCGGTCCATGCCCTCCGCGTCCTcctccatggccccgccgctctACGCCTCCTCGGTCACCAAATCAAAACAAAACGTAGGGTTTCAGGGCAGACCTCAGGCTTTCAGCCAACCAATCGAAACAAACAAGGCGAGGTAAACGGAAGTGGGAAGGGATGGCGGTGCCCTGCCTACTACCTCGCTGCCGGTGACGCCAAACGGTGGCTTGATTCCGGCTAGACGGAGCGGGGACCAGGCGACCTCGATGCGGCCGCCGGTGGGACGGAGCTCGGGGCAGCGAACTTCGGGCGGCCGAAGAACCCGGGATGACGCGCGAGAGGGAGGGGAGCAAGCGGCGGGCGGGGCAGAGACGGCGGGTGTCGCTTCCAGCGGAGGCGCACCACGGGGCGACGGACGGCGTAAGGTCGGTTGTGAGTTACCACTGGCTTCTAGCCCGTTGGGCTTTGATTAGTCTTTTGTGAAAGACTTGAGTATTACCGACCTTCAGCAGCAGTCGGATTGGGCGGGTCCAGCGCGGACACAGGCCTTCAGCGTTTCCTTTCTTCCGTTTCTTCTTTCACATTTTTGCATCCGTTTTTTCTGCTTTACTTTTTTGTATTCCGAAATATTCTGAATATAAGTATTGTAAAAATaattatatatgcaaaagttgaAAAACGTTAGTCGTACATATAAAAAATGTTGAATATGTATATAGAAAATGGATTGTCATGTACACAAAAAATGTACGACGTGTATGGAAAAGTAGAGATAAAACAGGTAAGTTCTCAAATTTTTCTGAATAATGTTAATCACTCATTTAAAAATGTTGAAATGTTTTCACTGTATACAAAAAATGCAAATTGTGTATGGGAAAAAGTAAACataaaaaaaatgttaatcatgtatttggaCATTGTTAAACATCTAAATAAAAATGTTCCTGGTGTATACACAAAATGTAAATTGTGTATGAAAAAATTAAACATAAAAATTATATttagaaaaatgttaatcatgtatttggaaaatgttaaacatgtatataTAAAATGTACCTGACGTATGGAAAAATGAAAAAATAGACATAAAAAATATATGTTTAAAAAATTATCATGTCTTGGAAAAATGTTAAACGAGTATACAAAAATGTTCTTGGTGTATACAAAAATATACAGTATGTATGAAATTTTTTACATCAACAAATATAAGTGGTAAAAAAGTCAATCacatatttgaaaaaatgttaaacatgtatataaaacatattcttggtgtatacaaaaaatgtacaaaGAAAACCAATAAAACAGGGCAAAAAGCAATGAAACAAAGAAAGGTAGAAAAGGTAAAAATCCAAAAAGAGACAAAAGAAAAACCAGTAAAAACCgtgaaagaaacaaagaaaaactaTGAAAAACAGAAAACCAAGGAAAACCGatgaagaaaaaataaaaataaaacaaaaagaaaaagaaaaagaaagaaaagaagaaaagtgGATGAAACAAGTACGTAGAACAAGCAAGCGAGCATGaacaagttttttttttttgagaaatctcGCCACTTTATTAGATGATAGAAATGTTCATAGGTACACGAGTCTGGTCATGGGGGATCCCCAACCAAACATGTCGACCTACATCTAAATTACAAGCGAACTTGGCGAGATTGTGAGCCTCGAAATTATTGTTTCTACTCTCAAAAACAAAAGAGACTAAGTCGAAAGAACTCCTCCGTTTCGTTATTTCATGTATAATAGCTGAATGCGGACCACCCGTCCCCTCGTTTATGTCCTGTACCACGCCCTTGCAGTCCGAAGCGACCTTCATGTCAGTCAGATGATGATCCAGAGCCAGCGCCAATGCCTCCCTGCAAGCGAAAGTCTCCAGTGTTGTGGGATCAGTAATACCTCGAAAGACTGCCGCCGACGAACCCAGATATAGTCCCGTCTGGTCACGACACACCGCAGAAACTGCCCCTCCACGTTTGTGTCGGGCGACTGCTCCATCAACATTGATTTTCACCATCCCCTCCGGTGGAGGTAGTCATCTCCTTGTCCCTCCACTTGTCGCTGCTGTCCGCATATGATCATTCACAGGTTTTTCGAGCTGCTACAGTTCGTTAATATAAGACATCACGAACTTGGAGGTTTGCATTGGGGACCGGAAAATCCCCTCGTGTATGGCCTTCCTTCTGGCATACCATATTGCCCATAGAGTCACAACCAGCTTTGTGAATAACTTGTGCTCCAACTCCTCATTCATTCGAAACAGCCAGTTCTTGGCACTTGCCTCACCATTCTCCGCCATCTTCGCAACAAGAACAGGATCAGACACCGCCCAGGTGCAGCGAGGCCGTAGAACATGACACAAGCGCGTGCCTCCAGGAATCGGGAGAGCCACATAATGGACACGCATCACGAGTAGCCATGTTTCTCCGACTGAGGACGTCTGTTGTGGGCAAAGAGTGTCGGGCTAGACGCCACAGAAAAACCTTGACTTTGGATGGTACTTTCAGGGACCAAAGCGAGGTCCAATCATTTTCTTCTCTATCATTACTCGAAGATCTACTCCTCCCTTCGAGCCAGTTCTCTCTAGTGATCTTCGTTTTAATCATGAACTTATAAGCTGAGCTCACCGAGAGCCTTCCCTTCTTCTCCGGATGCCATGCCCAAAAGTCATCAACATTGCTGGTGCATACTGGAATTCTCAAGATTGCCTCCGCATCTGTTGGCAAGAAAACCGATCTAACAAGATCACCATTCCAGGAGCCGGTTGCTGGGAGTAGAAGCTCGGAGACCAACTCAAGCGGGTTCTGTACCAATGACAAGATTGGCCGCAGCGATCCCTCCTTGGGTATCCAGTTATGGTCCCATATGCTTGTCGATTGTCCATTGCCAATTCTTCGAATGATGCCTTGCTTAAGTATGTCTCGCCCTTCCAAAATCGCTCGCCAAATCTGCGATGGGCGTGACCCCAGTTCTGCCGCGAGGAAATCAGAATTGGGGAAATAAAAGGCCTTCAAAATTCTCGCGCTCAAGGATGACG
This genomic window contains:
- the LOC109779727 gene encoding septin and tuftelin-interacting protein 1 homolog 1-like produces the protein MEEDAEGMDRFYYEGPRERTLQTRDDAVYGVFAEGDSDSDYDSEDDEGSRRRKRRRDESESDFTRPVQFVSKGMPEGVEQEEQRLGLGQAASSLRTATAGEDTEEIIDLPTGFGQRIAEGARARREEKERQYEAVKRGRQASSAEVDDGKPAPAPGSVESNTKVAKMMGMMGYKRGMGLGKNAQGITAPVGTILRPKNAGLGSIEEFKEAKPFTAKENLPPPPPPPSAKKEKQRWSKKANLKRDQVLTKNELLAMRAEQEQDEQPTVVQKVIDMRGPQVRVLTDLKGLSDEQEMGANDVPMPELQYNVRVLVDETKVDIIRLDGQLRQEQEGVASLVREKEKVAKQEALQKHQLQVMETIAGVLEQVWLDDTAGLLMLRGLLKTFQELKLRHEEEFKMCSVAWIACQFAHPLLIRVFQGWQPLQNPLFGLEVMSSWKDLLQCDQPYDFSDATESMAPYEQLVSEVILPAVMISGTNSWEARDPEPMLCFLESWEQLLPPIVLHSILEHVIMPKLTAAVESWDPRREKVPIHVWVHPWLPTLGRRVETLCDSIRYKLSSVLHVWQAHDASAYALLSPWKGVFDPASWEDLIVRYIIPKLKMALQEFQINPANQKFDQFNSVMIWASAVPVHHMVHMLEVDFFSKWQQVLYHWLCSPSPDFNEITNWYKGWRGLFPPELLANERIRMLLTAGLEMMNQAAEGVELVQPVARENLGYLRATEKRQFDAAQQASQYPAYRSVPGAAMGDMSFKESIQAYAADQGLLFMPRVNKSYNGKPVYEFGSVSIFIDSVKRLLYAQLQEGTNRWSSVSLTQLLEMNRMARSH